The Biomphalaria glabrata chromosome 1, xgBioGlab47.1, whole genome shotgun sequence sequence tggatggctgcctggttgcacgcggcctcagaacgagacagctggaggtcactcacgaaggccgcgggatacacatttgataccaaaagaaaatctctgggtgcctctgagtccacacagctctaatgggtggctgacattacttggggaagagtaaaggcggttggtcgttgtgctggtcacatgacacccttgttaaccgtaggcaaaaacagatgaccattataTCATCAGCCCTATATACCActaggtctgaatggggaactttacttttatgtaTCGAGTACTTGTTTGGCTGCAATAGTAACTAAAgacattgactttttaaaaatcccaagttcaagaattgctcgcttaagagtataggatacatacttacataggcctacatacaaaaattgctcgcttaagagtatcttcttcttcttcttcttaaactctcaggtagagttgagccttcagctcttggaactctaggccagcaaaagtgaacaagagctccctctcaacGGCCTGTATGAAAACAATGTACACTGTTTTGTCTGGCGGGTGGATCAGACTCGCGTCAAGAGGCCGCGTATAGATatactaagacccccgccatttttcttttctataccaggctaaccgtgcggggcaagccatttattatgtaacggccccttgaggaacagtgcctggattgtgacaaggttgtgggagcgtttttacaactccgcgcagtgcaatgaggatgctctcgcaccccctaaGGCACCCCCacaggagtcttgttttgctaccctttagcctaatcgtttcctcctatgatcgtttccacccgggcgccactatgaggcaagGTAGCATGCACGggcgcttaagagtataggatacatacttacatacatacaagaattgctcgcttaagagtataggataagaaattggaataaaaaaataccTGTTATTTTTTGTAATTAGTTGAAAACTTGTTTTcctttatatatttacaaatccAGCCACCAAATcttattcaaatatttaaaataatattaagcTAGATAAATCACATAATTTTAATTGATAAGTAGGTCTTTGGTTAGATTAAATCGCCAGATCAGATATCCTTGTAATCAGTATCCACTTGTTTCTTGTCCGATAATTTATGAATTGTTCCCAGTTGATGAGGTCACAGCTATGCTGTGCGATGTAAGCACAGAAATGTTCCCACTTGATGAGGTCACAGCTATGTTGTGCGATGTAAGCACAGAAATGTTCCCACTTGATGAGGTCACAGTTATGTTGTGCGATGTAAGCACAGATATGTTCCCACTTGATGAGTTCACAGCTATGTTGTTGTGCGATGCAAGCACAGAAATGTTCCCACTTGATGAGTTCGCAGCTATGTTGTGCGATGTAAGCACAGAAATGTTCCCACTTGATGAGTTCACAGCTATGTTGTGCGATGTAAGCACAGAAATATTCCCACTTGATGAGTTCACAGCTATGTTGTGCGATGTAAGCACAGAAATGTTCCCACTTGATGAGTTCACAGCTATGTTGTGCGATGTAAGCACAGAAATATTCCCACTTGATGAGTTCGCAGCTATGTTGTGCGATGTAAGCACAGAAATGTTCCCACTTAATGAGGTCACAGCTATGTTGTGCGATGTAAGCACAGAAATGTTCCCACTTGATGAGGTCACAGCTATGTTGTGCGATGTAAGCACAAATGAGAACGTCACGTGTGTCGCCAGCAGGGACTAAAAGAAACAACCAAAATGAGCATGAACTGTGAACATTTTCTGAACAAAGTTTGAGCATTTGTGTCTTTTTGGCAATGTCAACTTTTGGAACCAAGATGTGAACTAGGAACCAATTTCGGATTTACGCGCATTCAGAAATCTGAGATCTTTGTGATCAACATTCAAAACTCATCTCGTTCTGACCACTCGCCTTATGCTCCTACATCGGCGACAATGAATTTATAATTAATGAACTGTggcgggtatattacaatgaagaaTGTATATGATCATGACTATTTGTATCGATAAACGTTGGCAGTCTTATATATATGATAACTTGTTTCACTTGTGCGGATTGATGATgtagaagcagatctgaagcagcttggggtcagggcatggagacgaaaggcccaggagagatctgaatggaaggatgtgctaaagcaggccagtgcccgccatgggctgtagcgccactggggtggatgggtggatggatggatggatggatggattgatggatgggtggatggatggatggatggatggatggatgggtggatggatggatggatggatggatggatggatggatggatggatgggtggatggatgggtgggtggatggatggatggatgggtggatgggtggatggatgtaTGGATGCATGTGTAggtgggtggatggatggatgggtgtttcacttgtgcattattgtAAGTTGATTTATAAGTCagaagaacaaaatattttcaaagatacattttttttaaaaaagataatggCTTCGTTATACAGCTTCTAGAGCGATTATTTTCTATTcattatattttgttaatggaggcgcggtggctgagtggtaaagcgcttggcttccgaaccggggaccggggttcgaatcctggtgaagactgggatttttaatttcgggatcttcgggcgcctctgagtccacccagctctaatgggtacctgacattagttagtgaaaagtaaaggcggttggtagttgtgctggctacatgacacccttgttaaccataggccacagaaacagatgacatttacatcatttgccttaTAGATCACTAGGtttgaaatgggaactttactttttactactatATGTTGTTAATAAACACATGCCTTTCACAGGGACTAGCAATAGAGCTAGAATTTTATTCCAAAGATATACTTCAACAGTCAAAgttttaggaaaatcgttagagactTTTTTGAGAACCGTACCCACCCTGGTTCCTGGATTTTACTGTTTTTGCCGATGAATAAGCAGCCTGAATGTaggaattatatttaaaaaaaaagatataattaGGTCTATTAAAATATGAAGAATAATAGCAAAAAATAGagtgcaatatatatataaagaatggACTTTCCTGGGGACAAATCAGCGAATGCAGCCAGAGTGTAATTTCTAGTATTCGTATAAATGCTTAAATAAGTACGAAGTCAAAATGGATGTAATTATttcgatgctaaaaaaaaacatatatcgTAGTTGGCATGACAAATGTCTTTAAGAtgaaagataaaacaaaaacagctgACGACAAGGCTAAAAATAGAATAGCGTTGTGTCTACATGTAAAGCCCATAGTTAGTTGTTTCCGCATCCGTCAAATGGAGTCTGGAGAATGATCGTGATCATGACAAAACGTAATCCGGCCTCTGAAACCAATATCAAAGTTTCCCTACGCtaggttccccccccccccctccatctcTGGCAGGGATATCCCCATACCCCCCCCTTATCCCCCATCATCCTTACACGACATCCCTATGACATGGACGCAAATAAAGTGTCATAGAATATCGATACTACAAACTCGGTTGGTGAAGTCAACAAGTCGTGTTGGAAGGAAAACAAACTAACCGCTTGGCTGAACAACAAGGACACAAAATATGATTTCGTTGTAATAGTATGTTACTAGTTGTTTCCCTTAGGATAACGCTAACGGAATTAATGCTCCTACTTTTGacctagtttttttattttatatttttgataCTATTactacttctaaaaaaaaaaaaagtcccctttcagaccttgtgatctttagggcagatgatgtaaaggtcatctttttctgtgccctacggttaacaagggtgtcatgtatccagcacaacgaccaaccgcctttactttccctcaACTAATAttagatacccattagagcagggtggacaAAGATGCGcccaaagataccgaaattaagaatcccagtcttcacctggattcgaagCTTTGCCCCCGGTTtagaagcaaagcgctttaccactaagACACCGCGCCttccactactactactacttatctttattatccttgagAAAATGTGTTTTACACTTGCGCATTACAAATAACTACAGGTAACTATGAAAAGCAATATGTATGAAAGTACACATAATATACTTTCATACCCCAGTTTCTCTTAAGCATTTCGCGTGAAATTAACAtcagttggattttttttattcaacgaTTTTAATGATTAAAGGAACAAAAGAGTTGATTGGTTACTTTGGTTTTGTCTTCGGTGTATTTTATAtaagggccggccttaggtaatcgGAGGCTCTGGCGAAGTAAATAGTGTGGCACCTAATGAAATAgaaggcagaacggaaaaccaactcctagataccccctccccccccccccccccacaggtccacacatgagattggaccaaaaagcgttctgagcttgctataagcatgaaagtagcgcgatataaaagctataataataataataacaacaaaaaattaagaTCAAAAAGTAAGCGAAGTATTATAAACTtgctgtatctagatctaaatcaacaaataagctAATCGTATAGCGTCGATAGCACAAATGCGCTTCATAGACGATTCAagatcaccagactagaaataacgcGTCTGAAATTCCACtaaaaaggaagaaacaatggtcttttAACATacgtagtctaacaagtagatctaaacatttgtaaataaaattatagtaGAGACTTGgaactaggctagtagacaaaTATCTCTGCTATGTTGGAGATTTGATCCATGCTTCGcaatttttttccaaaacatTTCTTTGAGTGCAAGgtccccaccaatcggaggcccatggcctatgcctaaggccggccctgcggTTATATCTTCTTTGTACAATGTACATTTGAACctaatatttgaatttttttttcttttgcgtATCGTCTATAATTGCAATGTTttaagatttattatttatctCGAAAAAAGGCTTGCCAAAATGAATGGCCGACTCTTTTGTTCCCAATATTAAGTACTTCTGTTATCTAGGTTTTAcccaatattaaaatttaattgacTAGTATCACGATTGTATTCAGAGAGAGCTTTGTATTGCCTCATATGACATTCGGAGGTGcttttaaatttatcacaattCACTGCTACAATACACTGAAGAAACTAAGCGCTAAATATATTTCTCTTGGGTTAAATGTCTTCAAACTCGAATTAACACAATCCTTATATATCATTCTCTaagtcgcccaaccatgcggacaccacgcacgcacgccgactctctaaccctcctcTCACCCCCTTCCACCCGCACCCACGCCTTCCTCGCTCTCCAGGCATGCGCACATA is a genomic window containing:
- the LOC129926497 gene encoding uncharacterized protein LOC129926497 translates to MFPLDEVTAMLCDVSTEMFPLDEVTVMLCDVSTDMFPLDEFTAMLLCDASTEMFPLDEFAAMLCDVSTEMFPLDEFTAMLCDVSTEIFPLDEFTAMLCDVSTEMFPLDEFTAMLCDVSTEIFPLDEFAAMLCDVSTEMFPLNEVTAMLCDVSTEMFPLDEVTAMLCDVSTNENVTCVASRD